One part of the Phragmites australis chromosome 3, lpPhrAust1.1, whole genome shotgun sequence genome encodes these proteins:
- the LOC133910593 gene encoding uncharacterized protein LOC133910593 has protein sequence MPRGPAARAVGQRRERRRGPAARAAKGSGGVGHAEEAAASAKTEEPAARQAEEASACQAMGQGRGAKVYLAWMAEEMSVAAREAGEGGQRRGRPRGPAAQPGGQRRERRRGPAARAATGFGGVGHAEEAAASAKTEEPPAGQAEEASACQAAGQGRGAKVYLAWMAEEMSVAAREARSLMDRGSVHTSYR, from the coding sequence ATGCCAAGGGGCCCGGCGGCGCGAGCGGTGGGGCAGCGACGCGAGCGGCGAAGGGGGCCAGCGGCGCGGGCGGCCAAGGGGTCCGGCGGCGTGGGCCacgcggaggaggcggctgcGTCGGCCAAAACGGAGGAGCCGGCTGCCAGGCAAGCGGAGGAGGCATCAGCGTGCCAAGCGATGGGACAGGGGAGGGGGGCGAAGGTGTACCTGGCGTGGATGGCGGAGGAGATGTCTGTGGCGGCGCGGGAAGCCGGCGAAGGGGGCCAACGGCGCGGGCGGCCAAGGGGTCCGGCGGCGCAGCCAGGGGGCCAGCGGCGCGAGCGGCGAAGGGGGCCAGCGGCGCGGGCGGCCACGGGGTTCGGCGGCGTGGGGCacgcggaggaggcggctgcGTCGGCCAAAACGGAGGAGCCGCCTGCCGGGCAAGCGGAGGAGGCATCGGCGTGCCAGGCGGCGGGACAGGGGAGGGGGGCGAAGGTGTACCTGGCGTGGATGGCGGAGGAGATGTCCGTGGCGGCGCGGGAAGCTCGGTCGTTGATGGATAGGGGCTCGGTACACACTTCCTACAGATGA
- the LOC133910594 gene encoding uncharacterized protein LOC133910594, producing the protein MSHHFLVDSSSSEEDDDDEFILATLHQAHTQYALLNAARPGGSVPGRQYINRNREAGHWRLYEDYFSDAPTYGPTFFRRRFRMSRSLFLRILQAVEQHDDYFVQKRDRIRRLGLSPLQKITAAFRMLTYGVAADATDDYIRITESTAVESLKRFVKAIVEIFGDEYLRSPNDNDTARLLTIGEQKGFPAEGHAPEVNYTINDHNYTIGYYLADGIYPQWATFVKPIPSPQGNKRKYFTKVQAAVRKEVERAFGVLQSRFAIVRGPARFWDQDTLGQIMTACIIMHNMIVEDERDAEGDHHFDGMGEVVTASHRPTAELQAFLRTHLAITNRETHSQLRDDLVEHLWKKYGGV; encoded by the exons ATGAGTCATCATTTTCTGGTAGATTCATCGTcgtcggaggaggatgatgacgacgaatTCATTCTTGCTACACTACACCAAGCACACACTCAATATGCGCTTTTGAATGCTGCACGACCTGGGGGTTCTGTGCCTGGACGTCAGTATATCAACCGCAACAGAGAAGCCGGGCATTGGAGGCTATACGAAGACTACTTTTCAGATGCTCCTACCTACGGTCCAACTTTCTTTCGTCGCAG GTTTAGAATGTCTCGTTCTCTATTTCTTCGCATACTGCAAGCTGTAGAACaacatgatgattattttgtgcagaaaagagatagaatcagacgtcttgggttatctcctttgcagaagataACCGCAGCATTTAGGATGCTAACTTATGGAGTAGCAGCAGATGCTACTGATGATTATATTCGGATTACAGAAAGTACTGCTGTAGAGAGTCTTAAAAGGtttgtgaaagctattgttgaAATCTTCGGTGATGAGTACCTGAGATCCCCAAATGATAATGATACAGCTAGATTACTTACAATTGGAGAGCAAAAGGGTTTTCCCG ctgAAGGGCACGCTCCAGAAGTGAACTACACCATTAATGATCATAATTATACAATAGGGTATTACCTTGCAGATGGCATATATCCTCAATGGGCCACATTTGTTAAGCCAATACCATCTCCACAAGGGAATAAGAGGAAATATTTTACGAAAGTACAAGCAGCGGTGAGGAAGGAGGTGGAACGAGCATTTGGAGTTCTGCAATCTCGTTTTGCCATTGTTCGTGGGCCAGCAAGATTTTGGGATCAAGACACACTAGGACAAATCATGACAGCTTGTAtcatcatgcataatatgatcgTTGAAGATGAGCGAGATGCAGAAGGTGACCACCATTTCGATGGGATGGGAGAAGTTGTGACAGCTTCTCATCGTCCTACGGCTGAACTGCAAGCGTTTCTTCGAACTCATCTAGCCATTACTAACAGGGAAACTCACTCACAGCTTCGTGATGATCTAGTTGAGCACCTGTGGAAAAAATATGGAGGGGTGTAG